In Thermodesulfovibrionales bacterium, a single genomic region encodes these proteins:
- a CDS encoding ribbon-helix-helix protein, CopG family: MMRTVLSVSLPENMSEELDRLAKTTGRNKSDIVKEALGLFLWETKLRAVQKRLGPKAKRVGIVSEEDVFKAIS; encoded by the coding sequence ATGATGAGAACAGTATTGTCAGTCAGTCTTCCGGAAAACATGTCTGAAGAACTCGACAGACTTGCAAAAACTACTGGCCGCAATAAGAGCGACATCGTGAAGGAAGCCCTGGGCTTGTTTCTGTGGGAGACGAAGCTCCGGGCTGTCCAGAAACGGCTCGGCCCCAAGGCGAAGAGGGTTGGGATCGTCAGCGAGGAAGACGTGTTCAAAGCGATCTCATGA
- a CDS encoding putative toxin-antitoxin system toxin component, PIN family: MIAVFDTNVLIATLITEGICAKLLHRARAGEFSLVSCPFIMKEVRRILSRKFRLGDEETASAMEPVTEAVDRIIEHTLNVKGVCRDADDDNILACALAAEAEYLVTGDADLLELKRHKVVRIITPRDFEAMFL, encoded by the coding sequence ATGATCGCGGTCTTTGACACCAATGTCCTTATCGCCACGCTGATCACCGAGGGCATCTGCGCGAAACTGCTGCACCGGGCGCGCGCCGGAGAATTCTCCCTTGTCTCATGTCCTTTTATCATGAAGGAAGTCCGGCGTATCCTGTCGAGGAAATTTCGCCTTGGAGATGAAGAAACAGCATCGGCAATGGAGCCCGTCACCGAGGCGGTCGACCGGATCATCGAGCATACCCTGAATGTCAAAGGTGTCTGCCGGGACGCTGATGATGACAACATTCTTGCTTGTGCGCTGGCTGCAGAAGCGGAGTATCTGGTTACGGGAGATGCGGACCTCCTGGAGCTCAAGAGGCATAAGGTCGTCAGGATCATCACCCCACGGGATTTTGAGGCGATGTTTTTATAG
- a CDS encoding MBL fold metallo-hydrolase produces MKIIIHRGTKEIGGTCIQLSTDRTTILLDLGLPLRKDSKALNLSGIKKDAVLISHPHADHYGLIDTLEENVPVYIGELGKKLIDATRILLSKELQKNDFHHFKSWEPFTIGDFIITPYLVDHSACDAYAFLIEADDKRVFYSGDFRGHGRKSVLFRRIIENPPRDIDLLFMEGSMLGRNNDDYPDEKSVEKKIFEIIKDQKNITFLICSSQNIDRIVSAFKACLKARKTLVLDFYTAWVLELLKNAGLNVPAMDWNNIRVFAEYGQDKKVKASPEYFGDFRQRVYTKYRIRKEALYDHPERYVCVSKMSRFRIVNTYKKEKPVNVIYSQWKGYLDDPEHQSFGSKQIADYRADPMVNFTYAHTSGHAPVHDLQLFAKAINAKMVIPIHTEFGDNFKQYFSNIVIISDLEVYFL; encoded by the coding sequence ATGAAGATAATCATCCATCGTGGCACTAAAGAGATTGGCGGTACGTGTATTCAGCTTTCGACTGATAGGACGACGATACTGCTCGATTTGGGGCTTCCCCTAAGGAAAGACAGCAAAGCCCTTAACCTTTCAGGAATAAAGAAAGATGCAGTTCTGATAAGCCACCCTCATGCCGACCATTACGGGCTGATAGACACGCTGGAAGAAAACGTGCCGGTCTATATTGGTGAACTCGGGAAAAAGCTGATCGACGCAACAAGAATCCTGCTCAGCAAGGAACTTCAGAAGAACGATTTTCACCATTTCAAGTCCTGGGAGCCTTTTACTATTGGAGATTTTATCATAACTCCCTATCTTGTTGACCATTCCGCTTGCGACGCTTATGCCTTTCTGATCGAAGCTGATGACAAGCGGGTGTTTTACAGTGGCGATTTCCGAGGGCATGGAAGAAAGTCAGTGCTCTTTAGAAGAATAATCGAGAACCCACCGAGGGATATCGATCTGCTTTTCATGGAAGGCTCCATGCTCGGACGTAACAACGACGATTACCCCGACGAGAAATCTGTAGAGAAAAAAATCTTTGAGATTATCAAAGACCAGAAAAACATAACCTTCCTGATTTGCTCCTCCCAGAATATCGACCGCATTGTTTCCGCCTTCAAAGCCTGCCTGAAAGCTCGGAAAACCCTTGTCCTTGATTTTTATACAGCATGGGTATTAGAGCTGCTCAAGAACGCTGGCTTGAATGTACCGGCGATGGATTGGAACAACATCAGAGTCTTTGCCGAATATGGGCAGGATAAAAAGGTTAAGGCCAGCCCAGAGTATTTCGGAGACTTCAGGCAACGGGTTTATACCAAATATCGTATTAGGAAAGAGGCACTTTATGATCACCCGGAACGATATGTTTGTGTCTCTAAGATGTCAAGGTTCAGGATTGTTAATACATATAAGAAGGAAAAACCCGTCAATGTTATCTATTCTCAATGGAAAGGCTATCTTGACGATCCGGAACATCAGTCATTCGGATCAAAACAGATCGCCGACTATCGTGCCGATCCTATGGTCAATTTTACATATGCCCACACCAGCGGGCATGCTCCTGTTCACGATCTGCAATTATTCGCAAAGGCAATAAATGCTAAAATGGTCATTCCGATCCATACAGAGTTCGGAGACAATTTCAAACAATATTTCAGTAACATTGTAATCATTAGCGACCTGGAAGTATACTTTTTGTGA
- the ilvA gene encoding threonine ammonia-lyase produces the protein MVEIKDIVEAQEHLRTFVHKTPLIYSISLSRMTTAEVYLKAENLQKTGSFKARGAFNKMRFLQGQKVIAASMGNHAQGVAFAAAGLGIKAEIVMPVTTPIVKEEATKGYGAEVVLYGENFDDALRYALSRRDYTFVHAFDDDLVIAGQGTVGMEIMEELKEIDSVLVPVGGGGLVSGVAIAFKSLSPKTEVIGVQTESALSAYVSFREKEIRESPPRPTLADGIAVGRIGERTFRIMSRYVDDMVVVKEDSIAMAILLFLERKKLVVEGAGAVPLAALLENRERFRGKKVVLVVSGGNIDFTLIDRIIHKGLNATGRVGVFEVTVDDTPGSLHSLTGVIASHRGNILDVVHDRLASDLPVGKTRVIVTLETRGKLFFDEIVSELKTKGFETKRRI, from the coding sequence GTGGTTGAGATAAAAGACATTGTGGAGGCGCAGGAGCATCTCAGGACCTTTGTCCACAAGACACCCCTGATCTATTCAATCTCTCTCAGCAGAATGACGACTGCCGAGGTGTATCTCAAGGCAGAAAACCTCCAGAAGACAGGATCGTTCAAGGCAAGGGGGGCATTTAACAAGATGCGTTTTCTCCAGGGTCAGAAGGTGATCGCAGCGTCCATGGGTAATCATGCACAGGGTGTTGCCTTTGCCGCTGCAGGACTGGGGATAAAGGCAGAGATTGTCATGCCCGTGACCACCCCCATCGTCAAAGAGGAGGCAACAAAGGGATATGGGGCAGAGGTTGTGCTTTACGGCGAAAACTTTGACGACGCCCTCAGGTATGCCCTGTCCCGGCGAGACTATACCTTCGTTCATGCATTTGATGATGATCTCGTCATCGCCGGGCAGGGGACGGTCGGTATGGAGATTATGGAGGAACTGAAGGAGATAGATTCGGTTCTCGTTCCCGTCGGAGGGGGAGGGCTGGTTTCTGGGGTTGCAATAGCCTTTAAGTCCCTGTCGCCAAAGACTGAGGTGATCGGCGTACAGACGGAATCAGCGTTGTCTGCGTATGTCTCCTTCAGGGAGAAGGAGATACGGGAGAGCCCTCCCCGGCCCACACTTGCTGATGGAATTGCGGTAGGGAGGATAGGTGAAAGGACGTTCAGGATCATGAGCCGATATGTGGATGACATGGTCGTGGTGAAAGAAGATTCTATTGCTATGGCGATCCTCCTGTTTCTTGAACGGAAAAAGCTCGTTGTTGAGGGGGCGGGCGCGGTCCCCCTTGCCGCCCTTCTCGAGAACAGGGAACGATTCAGGGGCAAGAAGGTTGTTCTTGTCGTCAGCGGCGGGAACATCGACTTCACCCTTATAGACAGGATAATCCATAAAGGTCTCAACGCAACGGGCAGAGTCGGTGTTTTCGAGGTGACCGTTGACGATACGCCGGGAAGCCTCCACTCCCTGACGGGGGTTATCGCCTCCCATCGGGGCAATATCCTGGATGTTGTTCATGACAGGCTTGCAAGTGATCTTCCCGTGGGAAAGACGCGTGTCATTGTTACGCTCGAGACGAGGGGGAAGCTCTTTTTCGATGAGATTGTTTCGGAGTTAAAGACAAAGGGCTTCGAGACAAAACGGAGGATCTGA
- a CDS encoding multiheme c-type cytochrome: protein MLAMVSRISLLVGVILVFAVSASAQNCEDCHKQVTPKAVSDWQISKHSKNGIGCPSCHGDKHTTSQDVANVQIPTPDICAKCHEKQVNQYKGGKHAFGWASMNAMPTIHWQPMALIEGMKGCGACHKIGMKSETEIKDLKKSGQIFGNASCDSCHTRHTFSVQEARQPQACSTCHMGFDHPQWEMYSSSKHGVRFLLKQNKVLPDDVAAPTCQTCHMQEGNHAVRAAWGFLAVRLPLPGDKQWAADRATILQALGVLAPDGKPTARLDVVKAADLARLTQEEWQKDRDKMINTCHQCHSVNFAKAELEKGDQMIKAADRLMAEAILTVADLYKDGVLKQPKTYAYPFPDLLTFHDAPTVVEQKLFVMYLEHRMRTFQGTFHANPDYALWYGWSEMQRSLTEIKEMAAEMRAAGEKKGK from the coding sequence ATGCTTGCGATGGTTTCAAGGATTTCATTACTTGTTGGAGTGATCTTGGTATTTGCCGTCTCTGCCTCAGCCCAAAACTGCGAGGATTGTCACAAACAAGTCACTCCGAAGGCCGTCTCAGACTGGCAAATAAGCAAACATAGCAAGAACGGCATTGGCTGTCCTTCGTGCCACGGAGACAAACATACGACCAGCCAGGATGTGGCAAACGTTCAGATTCCGACACCTGATATCTGTGCCAAGTGCCATGAAAAGCAGGTCAATCAATACAAGGGAGGTAAGCACGCATTCGGGTGGGCATCCATGAATGCGATGCCGACGATACATTGGCAGCCAATGGCGCTCATAGAGGGAATGAAGGGATGCGGAGCCTGCCATAAGATAGGAATGAAGAGTGAGACAGAGATAAAGGACCTGAAGAAGAGCGGCCAGATTTTTGGCAATGCCTCCTGCGACTCTTGCCATACGCGGCATACCTTTTCCGTGCAGGAAGCAAGGCAGCCGCAGGCCTGCTCGACCTGTCATATGGGGTTCGATCACCCGCAGTGGGAGATGTATTCAAGCTCAAAACACGGGGTAAGATTCTTACTCAAGCAAAACAAGGTATTGCCTGATGATGTTGCGGCGCCTACCTGCCAGACCTGTCATATGCAGGAGGGGAATCATGCCGTGAGGGCCGCCTGGGGATTCCTTGCCGTCCGCCTTCCCTTGCCGGGGGACAAACAGTGGGCAGCAGACCGCGCAACAATCCTGCAAGCGCTGGGGGTACTGGCTCCTGACGGGAAACCGACTGCGAGGCTTGATGTGGTGAAAGCTGCGGACCTTGCCAGACTGACCCAGGAAGAATGGCAGAAGGACCGTGACAAGATGATCAACACATGCCATCAGTGTCACTCCGTCAACTTTGCGAAGGCAGAACTGGAGAAGGGCGATCAGATGATCAAGGCGGCCGACCGCCTCATGGCCGAGGCGATTCTTACCGTTGCAGACCTGTATAAAGACGGCGTTCTCAAACAACCGAAAACCTACGCTTATCCCTTCCCTGATCTGCTCACCTTCCACGATGCGCCAACGGTTGTTGAGCAGAAGCTCTTTGTTATGTACCTCGAACATAGGATGAGGACATTCCAGGGGACATTCCATGCAAATCCTGATTATGCGCTGTGGTATGGATGGAGCGAAATGCAGAGGAGCTTAACGGAGATAAAGGAAATGGCGGCTGAAATGCGGGCAGCAGGTGAAAAGAAAGGCAAATGA